Proteins encoded by one window of Pecten maximus chromosome 15, xPecMax1.1, whole genome shotgun sequence:
- the LOC117343995 gene encoding uncharacterized protein LOC117343995: MMKLAIFLLVALPFVMSASPTKHVNPLLNSLLNIFHADELKRLVTDLVADLGSDTREGECEKECNHLVDTQFSGTVNVLSHQVCPLACHSLQELTHFFHIGPHTTTASV, encoded by the exons ATGATGAAGTTGGCCATCTTTCTCCTTGTCGCTCTGCCCTTTGTCATGTCAGCATCACCGACGAAGCATGTCAACCCATTATTGAACAGTCTCT TGAACATTTTCCACGCAGATGAGCTAAAAAGACTAGTTACAGATTTAGTTGCCGATCTTGGTTCTGACACTAGGGAGGGAGAATGTGAAAAAGAGTGTAACCATCTCGTAGACACCCAGTTTAGTGGTACAGTCAACGTCCTGTCACATCAAGTTTGTCCTCTGGCTTGTCATTC GTTGCAGGAACTGACCCACTTCTTCCATATTGGTCCTCACACGACTACCGCCAGTGTGTAA